One genomic region from Lineus longissimus chromosome 6, tnLinLong1.2, whole genome shotgun sequence encodes:
- the LOC135489587 gene encoding transcription termination factor 2-like: MSDQIKVYPEILCLHGKPCYLKTSTKEGPRKGTSYYMCGQPKDRCNFNKVAHGVSKTYCDVHPGSMLELQSIGKIQVTTSKDPEYRHYYRCIGHHSWCGHKNVGNLLVKENANVIPPLKKMTETSDVVKKKPFMDSNRIQKKDVTRVEGSWRAPARKPQDSDSDDDCVIVETTKPTKERFPSQSSQSRQDGVKLADSIHKEILDLAKDADFEQLAKPGSGKANALNPNAKPFEPRKVVVQQASSADESRLCPLTGVFIRSDGSKVAPAAEMEKDSTASAKLSSMMAKSAISDSGQTLASKESNRDAIVRQLREKKTLISHININSLPDKGEKLKSQINDLQRAMTALELDIKMSKPHSGQTVQSYERPKYNQPYKPPQQINMSQLSGSAIPPNSQKQLTQSVLAPAQLPGQPNIKIMTVDKFGNRQTKMLDHTVPLPAHVLNQMYAANPQAMTLYGGRMNAARLKQVGSITEEAIIRLHKQLETCPPEATELDDPDDLTVTLMAHQRQALAWLTWREKQEPPGGILADDMGLGKTLTMISLILKQKEAREEAKDEEGWLSKQDQIKKVNKDIIPSTASLVICPASLVHQWQREIESKCAKDLLKVCLYHGQNREKDVMKLAKCDVVLTTYSLVGREVGALKDKAATEEAVKEEQVDDMTNMPNLLRIGWERIILDEAHNIKNNKSLSAQAACRLRASYRWTLTGTPIQNNLQDMYSLLRFLRCSPFDEYKVWKRQVDNKSSQGTKRLNSLIKSLLLRRTKAQTNAAGKPLIALPDRSSTTHELELTKGEKAVYDKIFAKSRSTLQNYIQNREDKELLKEQGAMASAAPNTFEKSVSQSGEHYATCGSGGALGAEKKKPTGAGEILLMLLRLRQCCSHIGLMKDSVDAEELQSEGIELPLEDQLDLMSLNEAKDPAAATKDVFDPLVASTKVKNLMETLLTIRKESPPGKPQKSVIVSQWTKMLEIISSHLKLQGFKYHLIQGNIPPKKRMEAIEDFNTDPKGPEVMLLSLRAGGVGLNLVGGNNLFMMDLHWNPALELQACDRIYRVGQKKDVFIHRFICKDTVEEKIVLLQKKKMDLAKDVLSGTVSKQNHKLSLSDLKLLFGLEKPMPQAVPYPGQHGRPY, from the exons TGTCTCCAAGACCTATTGTGATGTCCACCCAGGATCGATGCTTGAGCTTCAGTCCATTGGCAAAATACAAGTAACAACATCTAAAGATCCAGAATATAG GCATTATTATCGTTGTATTGGACACCATTCCTGGTGTGGACACAAAAATGTTGGAAACTTATTG GTAAAGGAGAATGCCAATGTGATTCCACCTCTGAAGAAGATGACAGAGACTTCAGATGTTGTTAAGAAAAAG CCCTTCATGGACAGTAATCGCATTCAGAAAAAGGATGTTACAAGAGTTGAAGGCAGTTGGCGTGCACCGGCACGAAAACCACAGGATTCAGACAGTGATGACGACTGTGTTATTGTGGAGACAACAAAACCAACAAAGGAACGGTTTCCCAGTCAGTCTTCTCAGTCTAGGCAAGATGGGGTAAAACTAGCAGATAGTATACACAAAGAAATCTTGGATCTGGCGAAGGATGCTGATTTCGAACAACTTGCAAAGCCTGGGTCTGGAAAAGCGAATGCACTGAATCCAAATGCCAAGCCCTTTGAACCAAGGAAGGTGGTTGTCCAGCAGGCAAGTTCAGCAGACGAAAGTAGACTCTGCCCCCTGACTGGAGTGTTTATCAGGTCAGATGGAAGTAAAGTGGCACCGGCAGCTGAGATGGAAAAAGATAGCACTGCCAGTGCTAAACTGTCTTCCATGATGgctaaaagtgcaatatctgaCTCTGGTCAGACGCTGGCTTCAAAGGAGTCTAATAGAGATGCAATTGTTAGGCAACTCAGAGAAAAAAAG ACTTTGATATCTCACATCAACATAAACAGCCTCCCAGACAAAGGAGAGAAACTGAAGTCTCAGATAAATGATTTACAGCGAGCAATGACAGCCCTGGAGCTCGACATAAAAATGTCAAAACCACATTCGGGTCAAACTGTGCAGTCGTATGAGAGACCGAAATACAACCAGCCATACAAGCCACCTCAGCAGATCAACATGTCTCAGTTATCCGGGAGCGCAATTCCCCCCAACTCACAGAAACAGCTGACACAGTCTGTACTTGCACCAGCCCAGTTGCCTGGTCAGCCGAACATCAAGATCATGACTGTAGACAAATTCGGCAATCGTCAGACGAAGATGTTGGATCACACTGTCCCGCTGCCAGCGCATGTTTTGAATCAGATGTACGCGGCCAATCCGCAAGCTATGACGTTGTATGGTGGTAGGATGAATGCTGCAAGACTGAAACAAGTTGGCAGTATCACTGAGGAGGCTATTATAAGGCTGCACAA GCAACTTGAAACATGTCCACCTGAGGCAACAGAATTGGATGATCCTGATGACCTGACTGTCACCCTGATGGCTCATCAACGTCAGGCGCTGGCTTGGCTCACATGGCGAGAGAAGCAGGAGCCTCCAGGAGGTATACTAGCTGACGACATGGGTCTGGGCAAGACCCTCACCATGATCTCGTTGATTCTTAAGCAGAAGGAGGCAAGGGAAGAAGCAAAGGATGAGGAGGGTTGGCTCAGTAAGCAAGATCAGATTAAAAAAG tgaataAGGATATCATCCCATCAACTGCCTCCCTGGTGATCTGCCCAGCCAGTTTAGTGCACCAGTGGCAGCGAGAGATAGAATCCAAGTGCGCCAAAGACTTACTGAAAGTTTGTCTTTATCATGGTCAAAACAGGGAGAAAGATGTCATGAA ACTAGCCAAGTGTGACGTTGTGCTGACGACCTACAGTCTTGTTGGCAGGGAGGTGGGGGCTCTGAAGGATAAGGCTGCAACAGAAGAAGCGGTCAAAGAAGAACAG GTTGATGATATGACCAACATGCCGAATCTACTACGCATCGGCTGGGAGAGAATCATCTTGGATGAGGCCCACAACATCAAGAACAATAAGAGTTTGAGTGCCCAGGCCGCATGCCGCCTCAGAGCCTCATATCGGTGGACATTGACTGGTACACCTATTCAAAACAACTTGCAAGATATGTATTCATTGCTTAG ATTTCTGCGATGTTCTCCGTTCGATGAATACAAAGTATGGAAGCGACAGGTTGACAACAAGTCGTCCCAGGGCACCAAACGTCTCAACTCCCTCATCAAGAGTCTCCTGCTCAGGAGGACGAAGGCTCAGACCAATGCAGCAGGGAAACCACTGATAGCCTTACCCGATAGGAGCAGTACAACACATGAGTTAGAACTCACCAAAGGGGAGAAGGCCGTCTATGATAAGATATTTGCCAAGTCCAG GTCCACACTCCAGAACTACATCCAGAACAGGGAAGACAAAGAGCTGTTGAAGGAACAGGGTGCTATGGCATCTGCAGCACCTAATACATTTGAGAAGAGCGTCTCCCAATCAGGTGAACACTATGCTACTTGTGGTAGTGGTGGGGCACTTGGTGCTGAGAAGAAGAAGCCTACTGGTGCTGGGGAGATCCTGCTGATGTTATTGCGACTGAGGCAGTGTTGTAGTCACATTGGACTTATGAAAGAT AGTGTTGATGCTGAAGAACTCCAGAGTGAAGGCATCGAGCTCCCCTTGGAGGATCAACTTGATCTTATGAGTTTAAATGAGGCCAAAGATCCCGCTGCTGCCACCAAGGATGTTTTCGACCCGTTGGTAGCCAGTACAAAAGTAAAGAACTTAATGGAGACTTTATTGACCATCAGAAAGGAATCACCTCCAGGAAAACCTCAGAAAAG CGTGATAGTGTCTCAATGGACCAAGATGCTAGAGATCATCTCTTCCCACCTGAAGCTGCAAGGGTTCAAATACCACCTCATCCAGGGTAACATCCCCCCCAAGAAGAGGATGGAGGCCATTGAAGACTTCAACACTGATCCGAAAGGACCTGAG GTTATGTTACTCTCCTTGCGAGCTGGTGGTGTTGGTCTCAACCTTGTTGGTGGCAATAACCTCTTCATGATGGACCTCCATTGGAACCCGGCACTTGAGTTACAGGCTTGTGACAGAATCTACAGGGTAGGCCAGAAAAAGGATGTCTTCATCCACCGGTTTATCTGCAAGGACACGGTTGAGGAGAAGATTGTACTgctgcagaagaagaagatg